The following are encoded in a window of Paraburkholderia hospita genomic DNA:
- a CDS encoding MFS transporter, with protein sequence MEETRTVDIQALINEHPFSRFQWLVFAMCFVIVLMDGFDTAAIGFIAPSLLSEWHIGRAALAPVLSAALFGLACGALLSGPVSDRCGRRLVLTLSVLLFGVACFASAYAQDLTALTTLRFVTGVGLGAAMPNAVTLMSEYCPDGRRATIVNLMFCGFPLGAALGGFLAAWMIPQFGWRSVLLLGGAVPLLLAIVLALRLPESIRYMVERQQPVEKVRNVMVRISADARFAHAFVMQESVRHAPGSGGIRIVLSRSFILGSVMLWLCYFMGLVIFYGLVNWMPVLLKDAGLSPQRAALVSALFPLGGVGTVLCGMLMDRFNPNRVVAAAYAFGAISVYAIGQAVGDIGLLMCAVFIAGVLVNTAQASMPALAAAFYPTAGRGTGVAWMLGVGRFGGIAGSFLVAELSRQQVSLPGIFTVVAVSGAVACVALLIKQATCSSAGVQDVAEGESLAH encoded by the coding sequence ATGGAAGAGACCCGGACTGTCGATATACAAGCGCTCATCAACGAGCACCCTTTCTCCCGCTTTCAGTGGCTCGTATTTGCGATGTGCTTCGTCATCGTGCTGATGGATGGCTTCGATACGGCTGCGATCGGCTTTATCGCGCCTTCGCTGCTGTCGGAGTGGCATATCGGCAGGGCGGCGCTTGCGCCTGTGCTGAGTGCCGCACTCTTTGGGCTTGCTTGCGGCGCCTTACTTTCAGGGCCTGTGTCGGACAGGTGCGGTCGACGCCTCGTGCTGACCTTGTCCGTGCTGCTGTTCGGCGTGGCGTGTTTCGCTTCGGCTTACGCGCAGGATTTGACCGCACTGACGACGCTGCGTTTCGTCACTGGCGTCGGACTCGGCGCCGCGATGCCGAACGCCGTCACGCTGATGAGCGAGTACTGTCCCGACGGCCGACGCGCCACGATCGTCAATCTGATGTTCTGCGGATTCCCTTTGGGCGCTGCTCTGGGTGGATTTCTCGCTGCGTGGATGATTCCGCAGTTCGGCTGGCGCAGCGTTCTGCTGCTCGGCGGCGCAGTGCCGTTGCTGCTTGCCATCGTGCTCGCGCTCAGGTTGCCGGAGTCGATCCGTTACATGGTGGAGCGACAGCAGCCGGTAGAGAAGGTTCGCAACGTGATGGTTCGCATCAGTGCGGACGCACGTTTTGCGCATGCTTTCGTCATGCAGGAATCCGTCAGGCACGCACCGGGAAGTGGCGGCATTCGTATCGTGTTGTCGCGTTCATTCATTCTCGGCTCCGTGATGTTGTGGCTGTGCTACTTCATGGGCCTCGTCATCTTCTACGGACTGGTCAACTGGATGCCCGTTCTTCTCAAGGACGCGGGACTGAGCCCGCAGCGCGCCGCGCTCGTGTCCGCGCTGTTTCCGCTGGGCGGCGTGGGTACGGTGCTATGCGGCATGCTGATGGACCGCTTCAATCCCAATCGCGTCGTGGCCGCCGCTTATGCATTCGGTGCGATCAGCGTGTATGCCATTGGACAGGCAGTCGGCGATATCGGCCTGCTGATGTGCGCGGTGTTTATCGCCGGTGTGCTGGTGAATACCGCGCAGGCGTCGATGCCCGCTCTCGCGGCTGCGTTCTATCCAACGGCGGGACGCGGCACAGGTGTCGCGTGGATGCTTGGCGTCGGGCGCTTCGGCGGAATCGCGGGTTCGTTTCTCGTCGCGGAGTTGTCGCGGCAGCAGGTCAGTCTGCCAGGCATTTTCACGGTCGTTGCGGTATCGGGCGCGGTAGCGTGCGTGGCCCTGTTGATCAAGCAGGCGACGTGTTCGAGCGCAGGCGTGCAGGATGTGGCGGAGGGCGAATCGCTCGCGCACTAG
- a CDS encoding 2Fe-2S iron-sulfur cluster-binding protein produces MPIVTYILRDGDRREIEVPAGTSVMEAAIHGNVRGIDAECGGCLSCATCHVYIDGSSTADLPLPDDSELELLDGVAAERRPESRLSCQLVMMAAMEGLVVRIPPRQG; encoded by the coding sequence ATGCCTATCGTCACCTACATTCTGCGCGACGGCGATCGCCGCGAAATCGAAGTACCCGCCGGCACCAGCGTGATGGAGGCCGCGATTCACGGCAACGTGCGCGGCATCGATGCCGAATGCGGCGGCTGCCTGTCGTGCGCGACGTGCCATGTTTATATCGACGGCTCGTCGACGGCGGACCTGCCGTTGCCCGACGACTCCGAACTGGAACTGCTCGACGGCGTCGCCGCCGAGCGACGGCCCGAAAGCCGGCTGAGCTGCCAGCTCGTCATGATGGCTGCGATGGAAGGACTTGTCGTCCGGATTCCGCCCAGGCAAGGGTGA
- a CDS encoding oxidoreductase, protein MSKSRQRVFLITGASSGFGRAFAQAALSAGHVVIGTVRSEAAKHAFEQLQPDRAHGVVLDVTDFAKIDAAVEGVTERTGPVDVLVNNAGYGHEGTLEESSLEELLHQFNVNVFGAVAMIKAVLPSMRVRRTGHIINMTSMAGLTTFPGISYYSGSKFALEGISDSLAQEVRGFGISVTAVAPGSFRTDWAGRSMVRTERSIADYDVVFDPVRQARQAKDGRQAGDPDKAARVLLDLVEHPDPPVHLLLGSDALSVVRRKLSTMQTAIDAWGDVSRSTDFS, encoded by the coding sequence ATGAGCAAATCTCGGCAACGGGTGTTCCTGATTACGGGGGCGAGTTCTGGGTTTGGGCGCGCTTTTGCGCAAGCTGCGCTGTCGGCCGGGCACGTCGTCATCGGCACGGTCAGAAGCGAAGCGGCGAAACACGCGTTCGAGCAACTGCAGCCGGACCGTGCTCACGGTGTGGTGCTCGACGTAACCGATTTCGCCAAAATCGACGCGGCCGTTGAAGGCGTGACTGAACGAACCGGGCCGGTCGATGTACTCGTCAACAATGCGGGGTATGGCCACGAGGGCACGCTCGAAGAATCTTCGCTCGAAGAACTGCTGCATCAGTTCAACGTGAACGTGTTTGGCGCCGTTGCGATGATCAAGGCTGTCTTGCCATCCATGCGCGTGCGCCGAACCGGTCACATCATCAATATGACGTCGATGGCGGGCCTCACGACGTTTCCCGGCATCTCGTACTACAGCGGCAGCAAGTTCGCCCTCGAAGGGATTTCCGACTCGCTGGCCCAGGAAGTTCGCGGCTTCGGCATCAGCGTGACGGCCGTCGCGCCGGGTTCGTTTCGCACCGATTGGGCGGGCCGCTCGATGGTGCGCACTGAACGCAGCATTGCGGACTACGACGTGGTATTCGATCCCGTTCGCCAGGCCCGCCAGGCGAAGGACGGCAGACAGGCGGGCGACCCGGACAAGGCTGCGCGCGTGCTGCTGGATCTCGTCGAACATCCCGATCCACCCGTCCACCTCCTGCTTGGTAGCGATGCGTTGAGTGTTGTACGACGAAAGCTTTCCACGATGCAAACGGCTATCGACGCGTGGGGAGACGTAAGCAGATCAACTGACTTTTCGTAG
- the rpsU gene encoding 30S ribosomal protein S21: MTTVIPKPNEPVEVALRRFRRAIQNNGLIAELRARTAYEKPTTERKRKKAAAVARLRKQIRRALPPRKLY, encoded by the coding sequence CTGACTACCGTCATCCCCAAACCCAATGAGCCCGTCGAAGTTGCGCTTCGACGTTTCCGCCGTGCAATCCAGAATAATGGACTGATCGCGGAGTTGCGTGCGCGCACGGCGTATGAAAAGCCCACCACGGAGCGCAAACGCAAGAAAGCCGCCGCGGTGGCCCGGTTGCGCAAACAGATTCGCCGCGCGCTGCCGCCAAGGAAGCTGTATTGA
- a CDS encoding 4-hydroxylaminobenzoate lyase, translating to MSQTPTTSTKDQLVARCLPFLEEVRDMTTGVKVEQWLNTKYGVDSELYKDLARLITLGVEEGWAADVEISGPKYRRARLVAPSAETFFFSITAVLMDSTDNGQNNPEDAFRGDYHSHPYGEFNLVVPLNEGAALAGPSGWCYGGWTAPAPGSHHFPEAKGGAVIALFFLPSGRIAYDITPPVH from the coding sequence ATGTCTCAAACCCCCACTACAAGTACCAAAGACCAGCTCGTAGCACGTTGTCTGCCGTTTCTCGAAGAAGTGAGAGACATGACCACAGGCGTCAAGGTCGAGCAATGGCTGAACACGAAATACGGCGTCGATAGCGAGCTGTACAAGGATCTCGCCCGCCTCATTACACTCGGCGTCGAAGAAGGCTGGGCGGCCGATGTCGAGATTTCCGGCCCGAAATACCGGCGTGCGCGGCTCGTCGCACCTTCTGCGGAAACGTTCTTTTTCAGCATCACGGCGGTGCTGATGGACAGTACCGACAACGGGCAGAACAACCCTGAAGACGCGTTTCGCGGCGACTATCACTCGCACCCTTATGGCGAGTTCAATCTCGTCGTGCCGCTCAACGAAGGCGCCGCGCTCGCCGGCCCAAGCGGATGGTGCTACGGCGGCTGGACCGCGCCCGCGCCAGGCAGCCATCACTTTCCCGAGGCAAAAGGCGGGGCGGTGATCGCGCTGTTCTTCTTGCCCTCGGGACGCATTGCATACGACATCACGCCGCCCGTACACTGA
- a CDS encoding SulP family inorganic anion transporter: MKPGTTGSASESASASGAAPRMTTAGLLGDLTAGAVSTLVMLCYAMSLGTLIFSADLARYAELGVPTALVSCIVTALVIALTSSMRLNIAGPDSNATAFLAGVAAGVASSVRADGGSPQTILLTVLIAIALCSVMTGIVLYAIGSSKRSRSLQFLPYPVVGGFLAGTGYLLLAGAFRVLTGASPQWHTLPLITHLHWLAWMPALFIGVLTTVLTRGRQHIAALPFVLACGIVLFYLSLHFAGLSIDDARNMGLLLPHVKLHFFPDMHMPAPLANGAIDWAAIAAHLPETLVVTSASAITILMNSTAIGAATGEDVDLNREMRAAGLANIASGLLGGMVGYQSYNRSMLNARAGATSRMAGVFAALACLVALMVSPDLVALFPVPVLVGLQLFMGLRLLMQWLIGAYARLSWYEYALVPGMLAVVALYGVVAGVIAGVIAACVMFTLLYGRVSCVRMAFDATTRTSTVERSIEDAARLRELGTQVCGMCLQGFLFFGTANSILQRVRERLEAKDAVSVRYIVLDFASTNGMDASVSIAFVKLRQLCASSGADLVLTALPARSRSLLVRTGTLNLRIHEFATLDAGLEWIEDTLLGSGSAMQPSGEQNFRTTLAPHFTPPALERLCECLEVRDLDAGQHLFSRGEPGDALYIVERGRVAVSLPLPDGRLVRLRSFGPGTVVGEMAVYTQTTRSADVIAETATRVHRLSVPTLLALEREDPVTAQQFHRFLVKTIASRLAVADEALRAAY, translated from the coding sequence GTGAAGCCAGGTACCACAGGTTCCGCGTCCGAGTCTGCGTCTGCAAGCGGTGCCGCACCGCGCATGACGACCGCCGGCCTGCTCGGCGACCTGACGGCGGGCGCCGTCTCGACGCTCGTCATGCTCTGCTACGCGATGAGCCTGGGCACGCTGATCTTCAGCGCGGACCTCGCGCGCTACGCCGAACTCGGCGTGCCTACCGCGCTGGTCAGTTGCATCGTCACGGCACTGGTGATCGCGCTGACCAGTTCGATGCGCCTGAATATCGCCGGGCCGGACAGCAACGCGACGGCATTTCTCGCGGGCGTGGCAGCAGGCGTCGCGAGCAGCGTGCGTGCCGACGGCGGCTCGCCGCAAACTATTCTTCTGACTGTACTGATCGCCATCGCCCTGTGTTCGGTGATGACGGGCATCGTGCTGTACGCGATCGGTTCGTCGAAGCGCAGCCGTTCATTGCAGTTCCTGCCGTATCCCGTAGTCGGCGGATTTCTGGCGGGCACCGGTTATCTGCTGCTGGCGGGCGCATTCCGCGTGCTGACGGGCGCGTCGCCGCAGTGGCACACCCTGCCCCTGATCACGCATCTGCACTGGCTCGCGTGGATGCCGGCGCTGTTCATCGGCGTGCTCACCACCGTTCTCACGCGCGGCCGGCAGCACATTGCCGCGCTGCCATTCGTGCTCGCGTGCGGGATCGTGCTGTTCTATCTTTCGCTGCACTTCGCCGGACTCTCCATCGACGATGCGCGCAACATGGGCCTGCTGCTGCCCCACGTGAAGCTGCACTTCTTCCCGGATATGCACATGCCCGCGCCGCTCGCGAATGGCGCCATCGACTGGGCCGCGATCGCGGCGCATCTGCCGGAGACGCTCGTCGTGACGTCTGCGTCGGCGATCACGATCCTGATGAACTCGACGGCCATCGGCGCGGCAACAGGCGAGGACGTCGACCTGAACCGCGAAATGCGCGCGGCGGGCCTTGCCAACATCGCGAGCGGGTTGCTGGGCGGGATGGTCGGCTATCAGTCGTACAACCGCTCGATGCTCAATGCGCGCGCCGGCGCGACGAGCCGCATGGCGGGCGTATTCGCGGCGCTCGCGTGCCTTGTTGCGCTCATGGTATCGCCCGATCTGGTGGCCCTCTTTCCCGTCCCCGTGCTGGTCGGGCTGCAGCTTTTCATGGGGCTGCGGCTACTGATGCAATGGCTGATCGGTGCGTATGCAAGGCTCAGCTGGTACGAGTACGCGCTCGTGCCCGGCATGCTTGCCGTCGTGGCGCTCTATGGCGTCGTTGCGGGCGTGATCGCGGGCGTCATTGCCGCGTGTGTGATGTTCACGCTGCTGTATGGACGCGTTAGCTGCGTGCGCATGGCATTCGATGCGACCACGCGCACCTCGACCGTCGAGCGCAGTATCGAGGATGCCGCGCGTTTGCGCGAACTCGGCACGCAGGTGTGCGGGATGTGCCTGCAGGGCTTTCTGTTCTTCGGCACCGCGAATTCGATTCTGCAACGCGTGCGCGAACGGCTCGAAGCAAAAGATGCCGTATCCGTGCGCTACATCGTGCTCGACTTCGCGTCGACCAACGGCATGGATGCGTCGGTATCGATCGCCTTCGTGAAGCTGCGGCAACTATGCGCGTCATCGGGCGCCGACCTTGTGCTCACCGCGTTGCCGGCGCGCTCGCGCAGTCTGCTCGTGAGGACAGGTACGCTGAACTTGCGGATACACGAGTTCGCCACGCTCGATGCGGGTCTCGAATGGATCGAAGACACGCTGCTCGGATCGGGTTCCGCGATGCAGCCATCGGGCGAACAGAATTTCCGTACGACGCTCGCTCCGCATTTCACGCCACCTGCGCTGGAAAGGCTGTGTGAGTGCCTCGAAGTACGCGATCTCGACGCAGGTCAGCACCTGTTTTCGCGCGGTGAGCCGGGCGACGCGCTGTATATCGTCGAGCGCGGACGCGTCGCCGTTTCGCTGCCGCTGCCCGACGGCCGGCTGGTGCGGCTGCGCTCGTTCGGCCCCGGCACGGTGGTCGGCGAAATGGCCGTGTACACGCAGACCACTCGAAGCGCCGATGTGATCGCCGAAACGGCGACGCGCGTTCACCGTCTGTCGGTGCCCACACTGCTCGCGCTCGAACGCGAAGACCCCGTCACCGCACAGCAGTTTCACCGCTTTCTGGTCAAGACGATTGCGTCGCGGCTCGCTGTTGCCGATGAAGCGCTGCGCGCCGCGTATTGA
- a CDS encoding NAD(P)/FAD-dependent oxidoreductase — protein MNSTLVVVGASYAGVQLAASARELGFDGRIVLLGDEPDAPYQRPPLSKGFLTGSFAEQRLPLRSQAFFDEEKIEWMPSTRATHIDRERREIELHDGPRIAYHHLALTTGARVRKLDCPGATLNAVHYLRDLRDARRLAQTARTARRAVVIGGGYIGLEAAASLRQQGLDVTVVETEPRLLARVASPWLSGFMLGAHTEHGVAFEFGRKVVALHDTDGSVSVELDDGVRLICDLVVVGIGVVPNTELAADCGLNVAGGVVVDACARTSDPSIVAAGDCASFVPHWAPPGASACRIESVQNANDMAKTAAATVVGRSEPYRALPWFWSDQYDLKLQMAGVNAGFTDYAMRGSVEDKRFSLFYFRDDKLIAVDSINRPQDHMFARKLLANGARVTPEAVRDPAFDLKALASRDVHAVEELRNER, from the coding sequence ATGAATAGCACGCTTGTGGTTGTCGGCGCGTCGTATGCGGGCGTCCAGCTCGCCGCGTCCGCGCGCGAACTCGGCTTTGACGGCCGTATCGTCCTGCTCGGCGACGAGCCCGATGCGCCGTATCAACGACCGCCGCTGTCGAAGGGCTTTCTGACGGGCAGCTTTGCGGAGCAGCGTTTACCGCTGCGTTCGCAGGCGTTTTTCGACGAAGAGAAGATCGAATGGATGCCGTCGACGCGCGCCACACACATCGACCGCGAGCGTCGGGAGATCGAACTGCACGACGGCCCGCGCATCGCTTATCACCATCTTGCGCTGACGACGGGGGCGCGCGTGCGCAAGCTCGACTGTCCTGGCGCGACACTTAACGCCGTTCACTACTTACGCGATCTGCGCGACGCAAGGCGCCTCGCACAGACTGCGCGCACGGCGCGACGCGCGGTCGTGATCGGCGGCGGCTATATCGGGCTCGAAGCAGCGGCTTCGCTGCGTCAGCAGGGACTCGATGTGACGGTGGTGGAGACGGAGCCGCGTCTGCTTGCACGCGTCGCGTCGCCGTGGCTGTCGGGCTTCATGCTGGGTGCTCATACGGAGCATGGCGTCGCGTTCGAGTTCGGCCGCAAGGTGGTGGCGCTGCACGACACGGATGGGAGCGTATCGGTTGAACTCGATGATGGCGTACGGCTCATTTGCGATCTCGTCGTGGTCGGTATCGGTGTGGTTCCGAATACCGAACTCGCCGCCGATTGCGGGTTGAACGTGGCGGGCGGCGTCGTGGTGGACGCCTGCGCGCGCACCAGCGACCCGTCGATCGTCGCCGCCGGCGATTGCGCTTCGTTCGTCCCTCACTGGGCGCCGCCGGGCGCGAGCGCATGCCGGATCGAATCCGTGCAGAACGCAAACGATATGGCGAAGACGGCAGCGGCAACAGTTGTCGGGCGGTCGGAACCGTATCGCGCGCTGCCCTGGTTCTGGTCCGATCAATACGACCTGAAGCTGCAGATGGCCGGCGTGAACGCGGGCTTTACCGACTACGCGATGCGCGGTTCCGTCGAAGACAAACGTTTCTCGCTGTTCTACTTTCGCGACGACAAGCTGATCGCCGTCGATAGCATCAACCGGCCGCAGGATCACATGTTCGCGCGCAAGCTGCTCGCGAACGGCGCGCGAGTTACACCGGAGGCGGTGCGCGATCCCGCATTCGATCTGAAAGCGCTCGCGAGCCGCGATGTGCATGCCGTCGAGGAGTTGCGGAATGAGCGCTGA
- a CDS encoding gamma-glutamyl-gamma-aminobutyrate hydrolase family protein — MSAEKHGRPLVGVVCDRFFVGEHDQHGAKHSYVRALMSGANVSPVLIPASLEIESVDDYLDGVNGLLFPGGASNVAAHRYGGEASRDALSDPDRDHVALNLIRGAAARGMPILAICRGFQEMNVAFGGTLHADIHASGHSEDHLEDLAEDLSTRYRYRHEVELTPAGMLSTLANAHRVRVNSLHRQGVAALAPRLVVEARAPDGLIEAYRLNGHDFALGVQWHPEVMTQHDALSRSIFEAFGASCRRYRHAAQPATNHHEG, encoded by the coding sequence ATGAGCGCTGAAAAACACGGCCGTCCTCTCGTCGGAGTGGTGTGCGACCGCTTCTTCGTCGGTGAACACGATCAGCATGGCGCGAAGCACAGCTATGTTCGCGCGCTGATGTCGGGTGCGAATGTCAGTCCCGTGCTGATTCCAGCATCACTGGAGATCGAATCGGTGGACGATTACCTTGATGGCGTGAACGGCTTGCTATTTCCAGGTGGCGCATCGAACGTGGCGGCGCACAGGTATGGCGGCGAGGCAAGCCGCGACGCGCTTTCCGATCCCGATCGCGATCACGTCGCGCTGAACCTGATACGCGGCGCGGCGGCGCGCGGCATGCCGATTCTCGCGATCTGTCGTGGCTTCCAGGAAATGAATGTCGCCTTTGGCGGCACGCTCCACGCGGACATTCACGCGTCGGGTCATTCGGAAGACCATCTCGAAGACCTCGCAGAAGATCTGTCCACCCGCTATCGATACCGCCACGAAGTCGAACTCACGCCTGCTGGCATGCTGTCGACGCTCGCCAACGCGCACCGCGTGCGCGTGAATTCGCTGCATCGGCAGGGCGTTGCCGCGCTCGCGCCGCGGCTTGTCGTCGAAGCTCGCGCGCCCGACGGTCTGATCGAAGCGTATCGGCTGAACGGACACGACTTCGCGCTCGGCGTGCAGTGGCACCCGGAAGTCATGACGCAACACGACGCACTGTCGCGTTCGATCTTCGAAGCATTCGGCGCGAGTTGTCGCCGGTATCGTCATGCGGCACAGCCTGCAACCAATCATCATGAGGGTTAG
- a CDS encoding porin, with product MKYGRVAALAAGLFSASAFAQSSVTLYGVLDTGIEYVSHANAAGDHVIRMPGITGELPSRWGIRGAEDLGGGLKAVFILESGFNLRGGDSGQGGRLFGRQALVGLEGPWGSLTFGRQYTMSYWAMSDADILGPDIYGIGALDAFLPNARSDNTVVYKGKFYGFTFGASWSFGRDGAGTGNSPGQGTCAGQVPGDVNQCREWSAMLKYDGTYFGVATAYDEQRGGTNAAANFFDGVAPFAIRGSGDKDARLQANGYVNVAGVKLGGGWIGRRVESNGPGGDVRSNLFYLGAQYYVTPVLAVDGEAYRVVVQQQDARATLASLRATYFLSKRTAVYGNVAYLWNSAHARYSVSAGGGGTTPAAGIGQLGAIVGVRHSF from the coding sequence ATGAAATACGGCAGGGTTGCGGCATTGGCAGCAGGGCTTTTCAGCGCGTCCGCATTTGCGCAAAGCAGCGTCACGCTTTATGGCGTGCTGGACACGGGTATCGAGTATGTTTCCCATGCAAATGCCGCAGGTGATCATGTCATCCGTATGCCGGGCATCACGGGCGAACTGCCTTCACGCTGGGGGATACGCGGCGCCGAAGATCTTGGCGGCGGACTCAAGGCCGTATTCATTCTCGAAAGCGGATTCAACCTGCGCGGAGGCGATTCGGGGCAGGGCGGACGGCTGTTCGGACGACAGGCGCTCGTTGGACTCGAAGGGCCGTGGGGTTCGCTCACGTTTGGCCGTCAATACACGATGTCGTATTGGGCGATGTCGGATGCCGATATTCTCGGGCCGGACATTTACGGCATCGGCGCGCTGGATGCGTTCTTGCCGAACGCGAGAAGCGACAACACGGTCGTCTACAAAGGCAAGTTCTATGGATTCACATTCGGCGCGTCCTGGTCGTTTGGACGCGACGGCGCGGGGACGGGCAATTCTCCAGGGCAGGGGACCTGCGCAGGACAGGTGCCCGGCGATGTGAATCAATGCCGCGAATGGAGTGCGATGCTGAAGTACGACGGCACCTACTTCGGCGTGGCCACAGCGTACGACGAACAACGCGGCGGCACGAATGCAGCGGCAAACTTCTTCGATGGCGTCGCGCCGTTTGCGATTCGCGGCAGCGGCGACAAGGATGCGCGTCTGCAGGCAAACGGCTATGTGAACGTCGCGGGCGTGAAGCTGGGCGGCGGATGGATCGGCCGCCGCGTCGAATCGAACGGACCGGGTGGCGACGTGCGCTCGAATCTGTTCTACCTCGGCGCGCAATACTATGTGACGCCCGTACTCGCTGTCGATGGAGAGGCCTACCGCGTCGTCGTGCAGCAGCAGGACGCACGCGCAACGTTGGCGAGCCTGCGCGCCACCTACTTCCTGTCGAAGCGAACGGCTGTTTACGGCAACGTCGCGTACCTGTGGAATAGCGCGCACGCGCGCTATTCCGTCAGCGCGGGCGGCGGCGGCACGACGCCCGCAGCGGGCATCGGCCAGCTCGGCGCGATTGTCGGTGTCCGGCATTCGTTCTGA
- a CDS encoding LysR substrate-binding domain-containing protein, translating into MSADRIDLNLLRVFDAIFEDRNLALAGKRLNLSQSAISHALGRMRQVLGDDLFVRTGKGMEPTMRAVGMAAQVRGALAQIRAALGVDAFDPRVAQRKFVVAANDYITSLVLGRLSQRLRAEAPLVDLVIRPSTRLDLAGQIDVGRIDVAIGIFADVPTRLRSAQLWEQTDVVLLHRDHPIAERAVTRDDLLAYPLVAISQGGEEEGAVSGFIVERGLARQSEMFNRDALNRAFADGADVPRMRMSVAHSLAVPALLRHSDMLALVPSSLGRELERYGELKMCATPYECHNAAVRAVWHERNDTDPALQWLRHQLADVARQVRSC; encoded by the coding sequence GTGTCAGCGGATCGCATCGACCTGAACCTGCTGCGCGTATTCGACGCGATCTTCGAAGACCGCAATCTCGCCCTGGCGGGCAAGCGCCTGAATCTGAGTCAATCCGCGATCAGCCACGCGCTTGGACGCATGCGTCAGGTGCTCGGCGATGACCTGTTCGTGCGCACGGGCAAGGGCATGGAGCCAACGATGCGCGCCGTCGGCATGGCTGCGCAGGTGCGCGGTGCGCTGGCGCAGATCAGGGCGGCGCTGGGCGTGGATGCATTCGATCCGCGCGTCGCGCAACGCAAGTTCGTCGTCGCGGCGAATGACTACATCACGTCGCTGGTGCTCGGGCGTCTCAGTCAACGGCTGCGCGCGGAGGCGCCGCTCGTGGACCTGGTGATCCGTCCATCGACGCGGCTCGATCTCGCAGGCCAGATCGACGTCGGCCGGATCGATGTGGCGATCGGCATATTCGCGGACGTGCCGACGCGCTTGCGGTCGGCGCAACTGTGGGAGCAGACGGATGTGGTGCTGCTTCATCGAGACCACCCCATCGCCGAGCGCGCCGTTACGCGTGACGATCTGCTTGCTTATCCGCTTGTCGCCATTTCGCAAGGCGGCGAGGAAGAGGGCGCAGTGAGCGGCTTCATCGTCGAGCGCGGGCTCGCGCGGCAATCGGAGATGTTCAACCGCGATGCGCTCAACCGCGCATTCGCCGACGGTGCCGACGTGCCGCGCATGCGCATGTCGGTCGCGCATTCGCTGGCCGTTCCCGCACTGCTTCGTCACAGCGACATGCTCGCGCTCGTGCCGTCATCGCTTGGCCGTGAACTGGAGCGCTACGGCGAACTGAAAATGTGCGCGACGCCGTACGAGTGCCACAACGCCGCCGTGCGCGCGGTCTGGCACGAACGCAACGACACGGACCCCGCGCTGCAATGGCTGCGGCACCAGCTTGCCGATGTCGCGCGGCAGGTTCGCAGCTGTTGA
- a CDS encoding cold-shock protein, protein MDTGTVKWFNDAKGFGFISPDNGGDDLFAHFSEIRGDGFKSLAEGQKVSFETKRGPKGVQAANITPV, encoded by the coding sequence ATGGATACCGGTACTGTAAAGTGGTTTAACGACGCAAAGGGCTTCGGCTTCATCTCCCCGGATAACGGCGGCGACGACCTTTTCGCGCACTTCTCCGAAATTCGCGGCGATGGCTTCAAGAGCCTCGCTGAAGGCCAGAAGGTCAGCTTCGAAACGAAGCGCGGCCCCAAGGGCGTGCAAGCTGCAAACATCACGCCGGTTTAA
- a CDS encoding methyltransferase family protein encodes MSFSRGASAHDFVARCFYFWLPIVDGSFLVFYGITGERGQLVAQWFDQEWTRWIGVACMAVALIWVVCAQTTMGTAWRMGVDTRTRTELITTGPFALSRNPIYLGIRATILGQLLVVGTWPVLMIWAMSELLVQIQVRFEEAHMFRLHAQRYADYCSRVRRWL; translated from the coding sequence GTGTCATTCTCGCGCGGTGCATCGGCCCACGACTTTGTCGCGCGATGCTTCTATTTTTGGCTACCCATCGTCGACGGGTCGTTTCTGGTGTTTTACGGCATCACTGGCGAACGCGGACAACTCGTCGCGCAATGGTTCGATCAGGAATGGACGCGGTGGATTGGCGTCGCGTGCATGGCTGTTGCGCTGATATGGGTGGTTTGCGCTCAGACTACGATGGGAACCGCGTGGCGAATGGGCGTCGATACTCGCACGCGAACCGAACTGATCACGACAGGCCCGTTCGCGCTGTCGCGCAATCCCATCTACCTCGGCATCCGCGCAACGATACTGGGCCAATTGCTGGTGGTGGGAACGTGGCCTGTGCTGATGATCTGGGCGATGTCCGAGTTGCTCGTCCAGATTCAGGTCAGATTCGAAGAGGCGCACATGTTCCGGTTGCACGCGCAACGGTACGCCGACTATTGTTCGCGAGTCAGACGCTGGCTTTGA